A stretch of DNA from Candidatus Poribacteria bacterium:
TTCGATATTGAAGTGGTATTCCTCTACCCGTGGGCGGTGGTGTTTAAGAAGTTCTCTGAGACGAGCGGTTTATTTATCTTAATTGAAATGCTGGTATTTATCGGCATTCTTCTTCTGGGCTATATCTATGCCTGGAGGAAAGGAGGCTTAACATGGGATTAGATTTTGTTGGACAAGGTGCCGGGGAAACGGATGGCAATATCATCACCACGACTATTGATAAAGTCGTTAACTGGGGACGAAAGAACTCGTTGTGGCCGATGCCGTTCGGGACAGCGTGCTGTGCAATTGAGATGATGGCGACCTTGGCTTCCAAATTTGACCTTTCTCGGTTCGGTTCTGAGGCGATCCGCTTTTCACCGCGCCAATCCGATCTACTCATCGTTTCCGGCAGAATCTCCATCAAAATGATGCCGGTGCTGAAACGTATCTATGACCAGATGCCGGATCCGAAGTGGGTGATTTCGATGGGAGCATGCGCTTCCTGTGGTGGTGTGTTTGATACCTATACCCTCATCCAAGGTGTCGATCAGTTCATCCCTGTGGATGTATACATTCCTGGATGTCCACCACGCCCCGAAGACCTCATTGATGCGGTGCTACAGGTGCAGCAGAAAATCACCAGCGGTGCTTCACCCAAAGGAGTAGAGGTTATTTATGAATGAAGAGAAAGAAGTTGAAGAACAATCGAAACCTCTTGTCCTTGAAAAGTTGGAAACACATCATTCAGATGCGCTTTTAGCACAAGACGAAGCGCGCGGCACCATCGTTGTTGTTGTCCGTAAAGATCAGGCTTACGCTGTTTTAGAATATCTGAAAACAGATCCCGAACTCGCTTATACTTTTCTCGTTGATGTTACTGCTCTGGACAATTCGCAGATGGAATCCGAGTTGATACAGTTTGACTACGCGAGGTTCATGATCGTCTACCAGCTCTATTCCTATCAAGGGCAGTGTCGTATTCGAGTAAAGGTACCTGTGCATGAAAACGACCTGAGCGTCGTATCTGTCACTGGGTTGTGGCAGGGCGCGAATTGGTTGGAGCGCGAAACTTATGACATGTTTGGTATCAATTTTGAGGGGCACCCTGATCTACGTCGGATTTTGATGCCTGATGATTTTGAAGGATACCCGCTTCGGAAGGATTATCCGCTCCGTGGACGCGGCGAACGTGAACGCTTTAATTTTGATAAGCAGAATGTGTAAAAAAAGCGGTCGGCAGTCAGCAGTCAGCAAAGAATAGAAGTGTTCTGTACGTTTGTGTCTTTACTGATGACTGATGTCTATAAAAAAGGAGTACTCTATGCAAGGTGGGCTGGAACGAGCGACAGGCGAAAAGATGGTTCTCAACTTCGGTCCGCAACATCCGGCGACACATGGCACGCTTCGCATCGTGTTAGAACTTGATGGTGAATCTGTCTTGAAAGCGACACCACATGCTGGCTACCTGCACACCGGATTCGAGAAACTCGGTGAACATCTGGATTACAACCAGTACATTGTTGTGACAGATCGGATGAACTATTTGTCGCCACTGTCGAACAATTTCGGATATGTACTTGCCGTCGAACAGCTGCTCGGCATTGAAGTCACAAAACGGTGTCAATATATTCGTATTTTAATGGCGGAACTCTCACGGCTGGCAGATCACCTGCTATGGTTGGGAACCGCTGCACTCGATTTAGGGGCATTTTCGGTATTCCTCTATAGTTTCCGCGAACGTGAGAAGTTGTATAGCATCTTTGAAAAGACGACTGGAGCACGGTTGACGACGAGTTATACCCGCGTCGGCGGCGTTCTCCGAGATTTGTATGATGGGTGTGAAGAAGATATCCGTCAATTCATCGGCAACTTCCCAAAGGCACTAAAAGAGACCCATACCCTGCTCACACGGAATCGGATCTGGATGGATCGCACGAAAGGTGTTGGAGCCATTTCAGCTGATGATGCCATTAATTATGGCTTGACAGGTCCCTGTCTCCGAGCCACCGGCGTTGCACATGACATCCGGAAGGCTGAGCCGTATTCAAGTTACGATGAAGTTACCTTTGATGTACCAGTTGGAAGTAACGGCGATGCTTATGACCGCTACCTCGTTCGGATGGAGGAGATGATTCAGAGTTGTGGCATCGTTACCCAAGTACTGGACAATATGCCTGACGGACCGGTCAATCTTGAAGATAACAAGGTTACAATGCCGGACAAGCCCGATGCTTATGGACATATTGAGGGATTAATCCATCACTTTAAGATTGTTATGGACGGACACGGCGTGCAGCCGCCACAAGGCGAACACTATTGTGCGACCGAATCACCGAACGGCGAACTCGGTTTTTATATAGTCAGCGATGGCAGCGGCACCGCTTATCGTATTCGTATCCGTCCGCCGAGTTTCCTGCACTTCCAGGCACTGCCGCGTATGTTAGAGGGTGGAATGGTTTCTGACACTGTAGCAGTATTGGGGAGTCTCAATGTCATCGCGGGTGAATTAGATCGGTAACTTTGTCAGAGTCTACTGTCTGTTTTAGGAGGTGTCAATGGAACTCAAAGGCATTATGCTTTTCGTCAAAGACATGAAGACTGTCATCGCGTTTTATAGGGATGTCATCGGATTGACTCCTGACGAAGATCAACCGTTCCCGGAACACCGTTTTTTTCGCTTTAACGCAGGTGCTTGCACGTTGTGTCTCCATAGTGCCAGCAAACCCAACGAAGGGAGACAAAAACTGATGTTTCACGTTGAAAGCGTCAGTGCCGTTCATCAGCACATAAAGTCGAAAGGGAAACGGTTACGGAAACTTGAGAACGACGATGGGCATGCCATTTTCGATATCCGCGATCCAGAAGGCAACCGTATTCAGTTTTATGGCAACTACTAATTATGGCTAAGGTCCGCCAAAATTCAAAACTGAAATTAATGCAAAATTTGCATTCAGATCGGACTTTTCTGCACTATAGTAAATTCAACGCCGCACCAGACATAGAAAGGCATAGAAGCACTTTTAGAGATGATAAAAAAGTCCGATTAAACGTCCGATCTATGGACATTCACCATGTAAGATTAGGAGTGGTTTCTAACCGGCATGGCTACCAAGAAATGCCTTATATCGAACTCACATTAGATAAAGTAATTTTGAAGGGAGTGGACTTAAATTCCATGAAACTAAAAGTCGTTATCCACAAAGCTGAAGAAGGCGGATATTGGGCGGAAGTCCCATCAATCGTCGGTTGTGCTACACAAGGTGACACTTTTGAAGAATTACTTGAAAACATTTATGAAGCAATTGAAGGGTGTTTATCCGTAGATGTTAACACTGAATTGGTAGAAAGAAGATGAAAACCAAGCGATTTCTGGAATAAAATTATAGAAAAGAAACTATTAGAAACCCAATTTGCGCTTTGTATCGAAAACAAAGGTTGTGAAGACATAGAGAAACGAAAATTCTACCAAATTTTGCCTGATGAAGAAGCAGCGCGTGAGGGATATCTCCGGGTCGTTGATGAATCTCAGGAGGACTACTTATATCCTGAATCCTATTTCATTTTTGTTAAGCTGCCTCGCAAAGTACAGGAGGCATTCGTAGCAAAGGAAAATCTAATAGATGTCAGATGAACTCATTCAAATCGAAACGCCTTTCGCGTTTAACGAAGAAAATCAGCGTGAATTCGACGAATTGATAGGGCGGTATCCTATTAAGGAGGCGGCGATGCTGCCGACGCTCCATCTCGCCCAGAATCAGGCAGGCTATATCACTCCTGCTGTCATGAAGTATGTCGCAGAGCAACTTGAAGTCTCCGTGATGAAAGTTAAGGATGTCGTCACTTTCTATCCGATGTTTTTTGAAGAACCGGTGGGACAGTACGTGATTCGGGTCTGCCATACGTTACCTTGTGCGTTGCGGGACTGTAAAGTCGTTTTGGACCATCTTAAGACGAAACTCAACACAGATGTCGCTTCCGAAACCAACCTCGCGAAAGGTACAACAGCTGATGGTAAATTCACGCTCATGAAAGTAGAATGTCTCGCCTCATGCGATGTTGCCCCTGTCATTATGGTGAATGGCGATTTACATAAAAATTTAACCCCGGAAAAGGTTGATGAGCTTTTAGCGACGCTTGCGAGCTAAAACTTGCTATACTAAAGTAGACAATTTGTAGAGGAGAAGGTATGGTTGAAGAAAGACGGATTCTCTACGAGCATCTGGATGTACCTGATATTAACACGTTCGATGTCTTTCGGCAATATGATGGCTACACCCGTTTTGAGAAGGCAATTGCGGAATATCAACCTGAAGAGATCGCTAAAATGGTGTTGGATTCAGGCTTGAAAGGCAGAGGCGGTGCCGGTTTTTCTACTGGGGAAAAATGGAGTTTTGTCCCAAGGGATATAAAGCCCTGCTACCTCTGTTGCAACGCCGATGAAAGCGAACCAGGGACATTCAGTAACCGTTACGTCTTGGAGAAAAATCCACACCTATTGATTGAAGGTATCCTGATCTGCTGCTATGCCATGGGCATTGAGACAACTTACGTCTACATTCGGGGTGAATTTACGCTCGGTAAAAAGATGTTGGATGCTGCCATCAAGGAGGCTTATGAGAAAGGTTACCTCGGCAAAGACATTCGTGGCACGGGACTCAACATTGACATCTATACACACCCGGGAGCCGGTGCCTATATCTGTGGCGAGGAGACGGGATTAATTGAATCGCTTGAGGGCAAACGCGGGCAGCCTCGAAACAAACCGCCGTTCCCTGCTGTCGAAGGTGTGTTCAGAAAACCCACCGTCGTGCAGAATGTTGAGACCTTATGCAATCTCCCTTTCATTATCGGTAATGGTGTTGAATGGTATACTCAGATGGGACCGACGTATGCCGATACGCGGTTTGATCCGCCGAAACCTGATGCCAATACAGGCACGAAACTTTACTGTATCAGTGGCGATGTTAATGAACCGGGTGTTTATGAACTTGATCTCGGCTTGACGTGTACAGAACTCATTGAGGTCGCAGGTGGTTTGCGTGGCGAGGAGGTAAAAGCGGTAATCCCGGGTGGCAGTTCTGCCCCGATTTTGACGCACTATGAGTTAGACACGCGACTCGATTTTACCTCGCTTACACTCGCCAAGTCGATGCTCGGTTCCGGTGGTATCATCGTTATGAACGAAACCCGGAATATCGTGGATTGCTTGCTCAACATCATGAAGTTCTATGCGCATGAATCGTGCGGACAGTGCACACCGTGTCGTTGGGGGACACCGTGGGTGCGCGATATTGTTCAACGAATTGCCGATGGAAACGGACGAAAAAGCACCATTACACGACCCAAATTCGGGATCGCTGAAGGTGGCAGATGGGGTGATACCGGCGAAACGGAAGAAATCTACGAAGACTTAGATCTATTGGAGAGTGTCGCCAATAACATTGCGAATGTAGACACGATGACATGGAATACGATTTGTGTCTTTGGCATTGCTGTCTCGTGGCCAGCCGTGAGTTATATGCGCAAATTCCGTCCCGAATTTGAAGCCGCCATCCGTGAAGGTAAACTCGTCACCCTGCCTGTTGCCGAGGCGACAGTCCCACCGGAGGAAAACTACGCGTATCAACAGCGGTTTATTCCCAAAGAGTTCGCTGACCTGTAGGGCTCGCAGCTTAGTCTGGGAATAGACGAAATCCATTCCTTGTCTTACGTTTTTCGCTTGTATATTGTAGAACAAAGGACGTAGCTCGTAATGAAATGGAGAGCGGGTTAGAGAAAAGAGCGTGACATCCCAAGCCCACGTTGTTTAACCGCAAGGAAAATTAAAAAAATGGCATTTATTAAACTGAATGACCTTGAGATAGAGGTTGAAGATGGAACGAATGTAGTCGAGGCAGCAAGAGAACACGGCATTGAGGTGCCTCACTACTGTTATCACCCCGGATTGACCCGTCCTGCAAATTGCAGAATGTGTCTTGTTGAGCCACACGAATTCTTTCCACCTGCTGGGGCGATTGTTCCGGCACGGCAACTCGCGACAGGATGCACAATGGTGCTGAGAACAGCACCTCCGGAAAGGAAACTTGACGGAAAGTACGATTCCATTGTCTATACAGATAGTCCGCGCGTCAAAAAGGCACGCGAGGATATACTGGAATTTCTGCTCGTGCATCACCCACTTGACTGTCCCGTCTGTGATCAGGCTGGTGAATGCGATTTACAAGACTATAGTTATCGGCATGGACATGATAAAAGCCGGTATATTGAGGTCAAAAATGTTCCACCCAAGAAAGACTTGGGACCGGATGTGCTCCTCTACTCAACGCGCTGTGTCGTCTGTACCCGGTGTATCCGATTTGCGGAAGAGGTTTCAGGAACCGGTGAGTTAGGCTTAATTAACCGCGGTTCCCACGATGAAATTGATATTCCGCGAAGCCACGAAGGCGTTCCTTTGCAGGTATTAGATAACAAGTTGGCGGGCAATGTCGTTGACATTTGCCCCGTCGGGGCATTGATCAGCAAAGATTTCCTGTTCAAGTCTCGTCCGTGGTTTATGGAGAAGGCGAACAGTGTCTGTTCAGGATGTAGTGTCGGTTGTAATATTACTGTAGAGTATAAAGCCGATGGTGTATATCGACTCAAGCCGCGCTTCCATGAGGATATCAACCAACATTGGATGTGTGACGATGGTCGTCTCGGTTACCACTATGTAAATAGTGATGACCGACTTCAACTTCCGCTTAAACGCGTAGATGATGACCTCTCTCCGACACATTGGGCGGATGCCTTATCAATAATTACAGAAAAGTTGTCGGAAGCGGAAGCTGAGGATATCGTGGTTATTGGCTCTGCCCAAGGCACGAATGAAGACAATTACGTTTTACAACAGTTTGCACATGATGTCCTGAAGACAACGCAATTGGGACTTTTCGGGCAGTCGCCGGGTGAAGAACATAAATTCCCACAATTTACAATTGAAGCGGACAAGAATCCGAATACCGCTGGTGCGCGAACGATACTCGGTTCCGCGAACGGGAACGTCGTTTTAGAAGGCGACGCGCTTTGGGAGAAGGTATCGGATGCCAAAGTGGTTTACCTTGTTAGCGGCGCGTCTGAACGTATCCTTGAGGATGCCGAAAAAGCTGCATTAGAGAGTGTCGATTTTCTTATCGTGCAGGACGTTTTACCATCAGAGGTGACGCAATTAGCAGATGTGGTGTTGCCCGGAACGACCTTCGCGGAGAAAGATGGCACTTTCACCAATTCGACGGGTTGGGTACAACGGATTCGCAAAACAATTGATCCACCGGGTGAAGCGCGTATAGATTGGGAGATTACACAGCAGCTTGCCAAGCAGTTAGGTGGTGAGATGAACTACCACTTTGCTGGTGAGATTGCGCTCGCGATTGCTGAAAATGTGCCAGGCTATACTGACGCAACACATCAGAAAATTGGGGATGCGGGAATTAAGTTAACCTAAGCCTGTAGCCTTTCGGAACTACTAAGAAGGAGAAAATATGCCTCTTCTCGTTTTAATCCTCAGTTCAGTCATTAAGATTGTCATTATTGTCCATCTGTTGCTTATTGGTGTGATGGCAATGATCTGGTCGGAACGTCGGGTGAGCGGATGGATGCAGGATCGGTTGGGACCGAACCGTGTAGGACCACAAGGACTGCTCCAACCTATCGCAGACGGGCTTAAGTTCCTGTTTAAAGAGGATCTCATTCCAGATCACGTGGATAAACCTCTTTATGTACTTGCCCCCGCAATGCTGTTGGTTCCAGCACTTGTTACAGTCGCAGTCGTCCCATTTGGGAACGCTATCACGCTATTTGGGTATGAAATACCACTCCAAATCGCAGACATCAACATCGGCATTCTGTATGTTTTGGCGATAACGTCCCTTGGGGTCTATGGCGTTGTGCTTGGGGCGTGGGCATCAAATAATAAGTACTCGCTTTTGGGTGGTTTGCGTTCGTCGGCGCAGATGATTAGTTACGAGTTGACACTGGGGTTAGCGATTATTGGTGTTTTGATGCTGACAAGTTCGCTCAGCCTTCGGACGATCGCAGTAGAACAGGGGGCGTATCCGTGGCAATGGAACTTCTTAATTCACTTCCCCGCATTTCTTGCATTCACGACGGCGATGTATGCGGAAACGAACCGCTTACCCTTTGACCTTGCTGAAGCGGAACAGGAACTCGTCGCGGGGTATCACACCGAATACAGCAGCATGAAATTTGCGATGTTTTTCATGGCAGAATATATGAACATGATTGTCGGTTCCGCTGTGACGGTAACACTTTTTTTAGGCGGATGGCATTTCTTCGGCTTGGAAAACGTCGGAGGTCCTGTGTGGAGTGGACTTATCTCGTTCGGTATCTTCTTTGCCAAGACAGCGATTTTCCTGTTCGTGTTTATTTGGGTCCGCTGGACACTGCCTCGGTTCCGCTACGATCAGCTCATGAACTTAGGTTGGAAATTCCTGTTACCTGTTGCCTTGAGTTCAATTGTCGTAACCGGTACCTTATGGATAACGACTGGCTCTCGTTTGGTCGTAGGTATCGGCAACGTGATTGCGGCGTTCATCGTTGTGTCGATTGTAGCAGGACTGCTTGTCATGAACAGGACACCTGAACCAGCAATACAGGATGGTGACCGGCAAATTACACCCAGCGCACTAGACGCGATAAAATAGGAGGCGGGCGGATGAATCCAGAACAGATTCTATTTATTCTCTTTGGAGCAGTCTCACTGATTGGCGCAATTGCTGTGATTTCGTTTCGACATCCAATTTATAGCGCGCTTTCGTTGATTGTAACGTTTTTTGCACAAGCCGGGTTGTTTGTACTGTTAGGTGCCCACTTCGTTGCGGCTGTCCAGGTAATCGTCTATGCCGGCGCAATCATGGTACTGTTTCTCTTTGTGATTATGCTCCTAAACCTCGGCACACTCTCGGCGAAAGGGGCTATTAGTGGGAAACTAAAAGGTTTCGCGATAATCTTGGGTATTCTTTTTGCTGCTGAAGGCATCTATATCGCAGTGAATGCACTCAACGATACCGCTGTTGCATCTGCACAGACTGCTGCGGAAACGGTAACGACGACAACTTATGATATTGGTGAACTCTTGTTCAGCAAGTACCTCTTACCGTTTGAAGTCACCTCACTTATTTTGTTGGCGGCGTTGATTGGTGTTATCGTCTTAGTGAAACGTGAAAGTCAAGAAGAAAACTAAGGAGTAGTTATCAGTTATCAGTTATCAGTTATCAGTTAAGAGGTGCCTTGGTTCAATCATAACCCTCTTTAACTGACGACTGACAACTGAGGACTGACAACTAATAAACTATTTATGCCATTAGAATATTACCTTGTTTTGAGTGCACTCCTGTTTACAACGGGGGTCATCGGAGTCCTCATCCGTAGGAATGCCATTATTATTTTTATGTGTATCGAACTGATGCTGAATGCGGCGAACCTTGCCTTTGTAGCAATCAGTCGTAGCCTCGGTGAGGCGACGGGACAGGTATTTGTTTTCTTCGTGATGACCGTTGCAGCTGCCGAGGTCGCAATTGGTCTCGCGATCATTGTGAGTGTTTTCAAACATCGGCAGACGATTAACGTGGATGAAGTTAATTCATTGAAAGGTTAAGCAAAATTGGTTATCGGTTAAAGAGGACTCTGATTTGATAAATCCACTTCTTAACCGAAGAACAAAACAGTAGTCTGAAACGAAGTGGAAGACGGATTTAAGCATGGCCCCTTGAAACGACAAACCCATTTGATTAACGGCAAGGAAAATTAAAAATATGTCACAAGAACTAATTGTTGTTCTGTTAGTTGCCCCACTTGTCGGGTTTCTGATTAACGGATTGCTTGGAAAATGGCTAAAAGGTAACGAGAAACTAAGTGGGTGGATAGGTTCGCTTGCAGTGCTTATCTCCTTAGTCTGTTCGATTATCGCCTTTACCAGTGTGTACGGTGGTGCTGCCCCGTTTGATGAAACGCTTTATGAATGGATTACGGGCGAGTCGTTTGCTTTCAATATCGGATTCCGTGTAGACGCGCTAACAACGGTAATGTTGTTGGTCATCACAGGTGTTGGGTTCCTCATCCACGTATATTCGATCGGCTACATGCACGGCGATGAAGGATATACCCGCTATTTTGCCTACCTGAATCTGTTTGTTTTCGCAATGCTAATTCTCGTCCTCGGCAACAACTACCTGATGATGTTTGTTGGATGGGAAGGTGTCGGACTCTGCTCTTATCTACTGATCGGGTTCTGGTATGACAAGCAATCAGCAACGGATGCTGGGAAAAAGGCGTTTATTGTGAACCGGATTGGTGACTTCGGCTTCTTGTTGGGGATGTTTACGCTGTTTGCAGCCTTCGGAACCCTTGATTTCGGGGCAATGTTTGAAGCTGCTGAAGCAGATAATTTCCAGAAAGTCTTTGGAGCGAGTACCCTCGCGATTGCAACGCTTCTACTCTTTGTCGGTGCTGTCGGTAAATCGGCACAAATCCCCCTCTATGTATGGCTACCGGACGCGATGGAAGGTCCCACACCTGTTAGTGCATTGATTCACGCTGCGACAATGGTGACAGCGGGCGTATATATGATCGCACGCTCGGCTGTGCTTTATGACATCGCGCATACCGGTGAGGTTGTCGCATGGATTGGTGTCCTGACAGCGTTCCTCGCTGCAACAATAGCACTCGCACAAAACGATATTAAACGCATCCTCGCTTATTCGACCGTGAGCCAACTCGGCTATATGTTCGTTGGCGTTGGGGTTGGTGCTTATGCATCCGGTGTTTTCCACTTGGTAACGCATGCCTTCTTTAAGGGGTTGATGTTCCTTACCGCCGGAAGTGTAATGCACGCAATGGCGAATGAATTGGATATGCGAAAGATGGGCGGCTTGAAGGCGAAGATGCCGATAACGCATTGGACATTTTTGATCGGGGCACTTGCCATTGCAGGATTTCCGTTTCTGAGTGGCTTCTGGAGCAAGGATGAAATCCTACACAGTGCCTGGAGCAGCTCTCCCATAATTTACGTTATCGGATTAGTGACAGCGTTCCTAACAGCGTTTTATATGTTCCGTCTCATCTTTGTGACGTTTTATGGTGACTCTCGCGTTGAATCTGAAGTTGAATCGCATCTGCACGAATCACCGCCAGTTATGTGGCTGCCGTTGGCGATTTTAGCGATTCCTTCTGCTTTGATCGGATTACTATTGGGCTGGGGTGGACATGAAAGTTGGTTCCATCATTTCACGAAGAGCGTTTTTCCAGAAGCACATCATGATGCATCGGGGAATGTTATCTTGTTTATGGTAATTTCATCAGTTGTCGGTTTGGCAGGTATTGCGTTTGCATGGACGCGTTATAGTAAACGGGTGCCGTCTGACGAACCTACCAATGCATTGCATAAGTTTGTTGCAAATAAGTACTATGTTGATGAGGTTTATAACTCGCTTATTGTGCAACCGATCAAGAATGCTTCTCACTATCTATTGTGGCGGATTGTAGATAACGGCGTTATCGACGGAATTGTCAATGGTGTGGCTGTTATCATTCGGGTAATTGGTGGAACATTACGACGACTCCAGACAGGACTCGTCCAGGCTTATATCGTGTCAATGGTTTTGGGAATTGTGTTATTCCTTGCCTACTATCTATTTTTTGCTTAGGTTGATTGGATTTTGATGTGGCGCGAGATATTTCTACCTTGCAATCCTTTTTTAGGCAGTGCTAACGGAGAGAGAAAATGGAAAAGAGCGCTTTTCGACCGCGGGATATAATCAACAAAGAGGTTGCTGGCATCTGCGGTGTTGGGAGGTTAACAGATAAGGCACGAGCCTCACATGCTGGTGAAATCGGAAATTATAAATACGGTGCTGAATCCACACAAGATACAGGAATTTTGTCCTTTCTCGGCATTTCAGCGGAGGCTTTTCAGGAAGCCGCTGTGTGTATTGACAATGATGTCAAGCTTGGAGCATGGATTCTGGATAACTCCAAGAAGTCATCTGAGGAAATATCGGCGTTCAATCGTAAGATGAAAATTTGGTGGCAGAACAACATGCCGAGTGACGACTTTTCAAAACGTCGCCGCAAATTAGCTGAAAAAGATGAAGACCGTTGGCTTTTTTGGTTCTTCCCTTCGGCGTGGCTCTGGAAACGTTTTTTTAAATAGCAACTTATTCCTTCGAGAGAAGATCCCGGCTGGCGTACGCCAAGTTGGGGCAAACTGTTACATACAGAGGCTCTTAACCGACGATTGACAACCGATAACCGATAACCATTAAAACGGAGGTTTCCTTGTTACTTTCAATAGTCATTTTTTTACCATTACTTGGCGTGATAGCAATTGCATTGCTCAGGGGACTCGGCGCAACCGCTGTGAAAGGCCTCGCGCTTGTCATTGGGCTTCTGACGTTTGTTATCTCGTTGGGGCTTTATACCGGGTTTGACGCAACCACTGCAACATTCCAGAATGTCACTCAAGAAGAGTGGATCCCCGGTTTAGGCACAAAATACCACATCGGTATTGATGGTATTTCGCTGTGGTTAGTGTTGTTGACGACGTTCCTGACCCCAGTGTGTATCCTTGCTGCATGGAATTCGGTGGAAAAAGGGTTAAGCGGCTTTATGATGTCGCTTCTTGCACTTGAAACTGGAATGTTGGGTGTCTTCTGTGCTTTGGATCTGTTCCTCTTTTTCGTCTTTTGGGAGGCGATGTTGATCCCGATGTACTTCCTCATCGGTATCTGGGGTGGGGAACGTCGGATTTACGCTACGGTGAAGTTCGTCCTTTATACGATGGCAGGCAGTGCGCTTATGCTCGTTGGTATTTTAGCACTGTACTTCCAAAACAATAACAGTTTTGACTTCACAACGCTCAGCGGTCCATTTGAACATTCGCATCTGTTATTCCTTGCGTTTTTTATCGCGTTTGCGATTAAGGTACCCCTGTTTCCGTTCCATACGTGGCTCCCAGATGCCCACGTTGAAGCACCTACGGTAGGGAGTGTAATCCTTGCCGGAGTCCTACTGAAGATGGGAACTTATGGGATCGTCCGATTTTGTCTGCCGCTTTTTCCCGATGCCGCGACGCAATTCACACCTTTGATAGTGACCCTCTCGGTCATCGGCATCATCTATGGTGCGTTGGTGGCAATGGTGCAACCAGATCTAAAAA
This window harbors:
- a CDS encoding NADH-quinone oxidoreductase subunit B, whose amino-acid sequence is MGLDFVGQGAGETDGNIITTTIDKVVNWGRKNSLWPMPFGTACCAIEMMATLASKFDLSRFGSEAIRFSPRQSDLLIVSGRISIKMMPVLKRIYDQMPDPKWVISMGACASCGGVFDTYTLIQGVDQFIPVDVYIPGCPPRPEDLIDAVLQVQQKITSGASPKGVEVIYE
- a CDS encoding NADH-quinone oxidoreductase subunit C encodes the protein MNEEKEVEEQSKPLVLEKLETHHSDALLAQDEARGTIVVVVRKDQAYAVLEYLKTDPELAYTFLVDVTALDNSQMESELIQFDYARFMIVYQLYSYQGQCRIRVKVPVHENDLSVVSVTGLWQGANWLERETYDMFGINFEGHPDLRRILMPDDFEGYPLRKDYPLRGRGERERFNFDKQNV
- the nuoD gene encoding NADH dehydrogenase (quinone) subunit D, which produces MQGGLERATGEKMVLNFGPQHPATHGTLRIVLELDGESVLKATPHAGYLHTGFEKLGEHLDYNQYIVVTDRMNYLSPLSNNFGYVLAVEQLLGIEVTKRCQYIRILMAELSRLADHLLWLGTAALDLGAFSVFLYSFREREKLYSIFEKTTGARLTTSYTRVGGVLRDLYDGCEEDIRQFIGNFPKALKETHTLLTRNRIWMDRTKGVGAISADDAINYGLTGPCLRATGVAHDIRKAEPYSSYDEVTFDVPVGSNGDAYDRYLVRMEEMIQSCGIVTQVLDNMPDGPVNLEDNKVTMPDKPDAYGHIEGLIHHFKIVMDGHGVQPPQGEHYCATESPNGELGFYIVSDGSGTAYRIRIRPPSFLHFQALPRMLEGGMVSDTVAVLGSLNVIAGELDR
- a CDS encoding VOC family protein; this translates as MELKGIMLFVKDMKTVIAFYRDVIGLTPDEDQPFPEHRFFRFNAGACTLCLHSASKPNEGRQKLMFHVESVSAVHQHIKSKGKRLRKLENDDGHAIFDIRDPEGNRIQFYGNY
- a CDS encoding type II toxin-antitoxin system HicB family antitoxin, with protein sequence MKLKVVIHKAEEGGYWAEVPSIVGCATQGDTFEELLENIYEAIEGCLSVDVNTELVERR
- a CDS encoding NAD(P)H-dependent oxidoreductase subunit E; translated protein: MSDELIQIETPFAFNEENQREFDELIGRYPIKEAAMLPTLHLAQNQAGYITPAVMKYVAEQLEVSVMKVKDVVTFYPMFFEEPVGQYVIRVCHTLPCALRDCKVVLDHLKTKLNTDVASETNLAKGTTADGKFTLMKVECLASCDVAPVIMVNGDLHKNLTPEKVDELLATLAS
- the nuoF gene encoding NADH-quinone oxidoreductase subunit NuoF; this translates as MVEERRILYEHLDVPDINTFDVFRQYDGYTRFEKAIAEYQPEEIAKMVLDSGLKGRGGAGFSTGEKWSFVPRDIKPCYLCCNADESEPGTFSNRYVLEKNPHLLIEGILICCYAMGIETTYVYIRGEFTLGKKMLDAAIKEAYEKGYLGKDIRGTGLNIDIYTHPGAGAYICGEETGLIESLEGKRGQPRNKPPFPAVEGVFRKPTVVQNVETLCNLPFIIGNGVEWYTQMGPTYADTRFDPPKPDANTGTKLYCISGDVNEPGVYELDLGLTCTELIEVAGGLRGEEVKAVIPGGSSAPILTHYELDTRLDFTSLTLAKSMLGSGGIIVMNETRNIVDCLLNIMKFYAHESCGQCTPCRWGTPWVRDIVQRIADGNGRKSTITRPKFGIAEGGRWGDTGETEEIYEDLDLLESVANNIANVDTMTWNTICVFGIAVSWPAVSYMRKFRPEFEAAIREGKLVTLPVAEATVPPEENYAYQQRFIPKEFADL
- a CDS encoding molybdopterin-dependent oxidoreductase; amino-acid sequence: MAFIKLNDLEIEVEDGTNVVEAAREHGIEVPHYCYHPGLTRPANCRMCLVEPHEFFPPAGAIVPARQLATGCTMVLRTAPPERKLDGKYDSIVYTDSPRVKKAREDILEFLLVHHPLDCPVCDQAGECDLQDYSYRHGHDKSRYIEVKNVPPKKDLGPDVLLYSTRCVVCTRCIRFAEEVSGTGELGLINRGSHDEIDIPRSHEGVPLQVLDNKLAGNVVDICPVGALISKDFLFKSRPWFMEKANSVCSGCSVGCNITVEYKADGVYRLKPRFHEDINQHWMCDDGRLGYHYVNSDDRLQLPLKRVDDDLSPTHWADALSIITEKLSEAEAEDIVVIGSAQGTNEDNYVLQQFAHDVLKTTQLGLFGQSPGEEHKFPQFTIEADKNPNTAGARTILGSANGNVVLEGDALWEKVSDAKVVYLVSGASERILEDAEKAALESVDFLIVQDVLPSEVTQLADVVLPGTTFAEKDGTFTNSTGWVQRIRKTIDPPGEARIDWEITQQLAKQLGGEMNYHFAGEIALAIAENVPGYTDATHQKIGDAGIKLT